aGCTGCTGAGATCCACCCGCCCCACGGGGAGCCACTGGGAACACAGAGTCCTGGGCCCATCCTACCCCTCCTGGACACCTGACCCCCAGCACCCAACCTGCACCCCACTGCTCAAGGacacccccatccctgcccttggGAGTCCTGTTTTCAATTGTTAAACccgaaacccaggagtcctggctcccagccccgctgctgtAATCAGTGCACCGCACTCCCTGCTGTCTCAGCTGCCACCCGGTGAGGGGCCTGAGCAGttggtggagggtggggagggctgggggcttgGCTCGTCCCAGGGGAAGCTCAGATCCAGCCCCTGCATCTGCTCCTGGTAAATCCGGTCGAAATTCTCGCTCTGGGCCTTGGTGAGTTGGTTCTTCCAGTCCCCGGCAATccctgtgacagagagagagcagagagcATTATGGGAGTGGCCACCACATCACCCCccaactaccccagccctgagctcccccagctctgccggtgcccctcactcccaacctgcagcccctgctaccccagccctgggctcccccccaagctctgctggtgcccctcactcccgacccacagcccctgctagcccggctctgggctccccccaagctctgccggtgcccctcactcccgacccacagccccctactAGCCTggacctgggctccccccagctctgctggtgcccctcaatcctgacccgcagccccgtCATTCTGAGCTGAGCCAGGGTCTACGTCTCTTCTCATCCAGGACTCAGCTTATGGGGCCTCGTTCGCCTCCCAtagcccccccgcccagccccaccTTTCCGCAGGAACGAGCTCTGGGTCTGGTCCAGGAGGAACCCGGGGGCCAGGCTGAAGTTGCACATCTTGTTCTGCTTCATGGCCTGGAAGGAGGCGTTCTCCACCACCCCGTCCAGCGCCCGCGCCTCCAGGGGCTTGCCCAGGAACTGGCAGATCCGCTCCACGCTGCCCCGCAGGtcctgcaggcaggaggggagggggtcagtgTCAAGGCCTCCCTCAGGGGCGCACTGGGcttggggaaaccgaggcagggagGCCTCGGGCCGCGCTGGAGAACCTCAGAACGGGGCGGATCTAACTCAGGGGGACTCCCCACCCTGCCTCGGGTCGGCCCTGGGGGAGACAGAAGTGGGGACAGGAGCCCCTGGCACGGTTCAGAGATGGGTCCCtggagtcctggctgggatggaggaggctgGAGATGGACTGGGGGACTCTTGGGCTCTCGGCTCGGCTCTGTCACTGAACCGCTgggtgaccctggacaagtcatgGGCCttctgctgtgcctcagtttaccctctcACCCTCTGTCTGTTTACACTTGGAGTTCTCCGAGACAGTgcctggcgcgacggggccccgatctcggtgactcCGTGTCTGGGCGGCGCAAGGAAGCAGGACCCCACGTGGGGCAGTGCCTGGGTTTGGTCCCTCGCACTCTTGCGGGGGGCGGGGTCCTGTGTCACTGCTGCATTTTGTGACCCTTCTGCCGGCACCAGCTCCCAGGTCCCTCCCCCGTCTCCCAGCCCCACCAGGCTCAGTCGGGGGGcatggctcagcccgctgcctggcCAAGGAGGCGTCTGTCCTGTCGCCTTGCGTCCGGGGCTGGGGGCACCGTGGCTTAGCTAAGGCCCGACCTAGAGCCCCTGATTTCTGCTCCGGGGGAGCTGACCCACAGGCCCCCCATGTCCATGGTtacagggtgggggggaagggggcgacAGCGCCCCCAGCTTGTGGGGTGGGGTAACTGCAGGATGGGTAACAGTGAGCTCTATCTCCCCCTGCCTGGGCGAGCCcagcccccaaccctctgccctcaGGGATCCCCCCTCAGATCCTCTCCACCTGGAGCTACTCCAGCCCCAACCCCgtgcctcccccatctcccctcccctctgctgggaTCCgcgcctccccccatcccagggccccctcccccacctgctgcagctcctcatAGGTGATCCAGAAGAAGTTCTCGTGGTCCCGCAGGCCCATCCAGCCCTTGACGTGGTCGAACCAGGAGCCGAAGGGCACTGAAAATGCAAAGGAGGCGGTCATGGGGGGCATctcgggtgggggggggcagcctcCCGCCCACCGCATGGCACTCACCGTCTCCCTCCAGGAACTGCTCCAGGAACTGGTCCAGCTGCCCCGGCTCCTTGTAGGGGCGGAAGATCTGGGCGAAGTGGTAGAGGGAGACGAAGACGTCCTTGGGGTTCCGCAATGTGTACAGCACCTGGGGGGGACACGGGGTGAGTGGGGGCGGGACTGGGCCCCTGGGtgcatgctgggggaagggctggggctgggccccgGGGTACAtgctgcaggaggggctgagggactGGGCCCCTgggtgcatgctgggaaaggggctggggggcttGGGTCCCTGGGGTGCatactgggggaggggctgggccccagGAGTGCATGCTGGAAGAGAGGCTGCAGTGGAGGACTGGGCCCCTGGGGTACAtgctgcaggaggggctgggggactgGGCCCCTgggtgcatgctgggaaaggtGCTGGGGGAGAtcaatgggctcaggctctctgcagactctggCAGAGTTGTATTTTGGGGGCTTTTCTCCCCACCCACAGGAGCTagaaactgaattttattttaccCCAGAGCCAAGACTCTGCCTTAcatccctcccaccaccaccccgccccggccccagagccagctccagCACCTTGGCCTTGGACTGGAAGAAGGACTTGGCGAAGAGCTGGACGGGCAGGTGGGAGCTGATGAGCCGGGGTGCCTGGTTGCTCCGTGCCTTCTGGAGGCCCACGACAGTCTCATACCAGGGCCCCCGGTCCCAGTTAGGGACCGTGCGGCACCAGCTGGGGTCCCCATTGCTGTGGATGAGGCTTAGGATCTCCAGCATCCAGACGGTCCCTATGGCGACAGCCTGTGGTGAGCGTTGCTATGGACAACGGggaaccaccccctccccccagtgctgtGCGGTCCTCAGAATCCCTAGCCCCCACCCAGAgcgaggagagaacccaggagtcctggctcccagcccccctgctctaaccactcgaccccactcccaGAGCTCTAGCCCTGGCTCCAGGGCCCCACGGTACCTGATTTCTGGTAGGTGACGTTAAAGACGTCATCATCCCGGACTTGGAATTCGTTCTCCACctcccgcagcccctgctccgaGTAGAtcagcctggggaagctgatcCCCTTGtactggaaatattccttgaacatcctggggctggcaatgggGGAGGCATGAGGGTCATTAGACACGGCAGGAGCCCTCAGAGTTACCCCTCagcccctgctctgtgtgtgtgttgccccctgctggaggggctgggccctgctgtgtgtgtgtgtgtgtgttgccccctgctggaggggctgggccctgctgtgtgtgtgtgtgtgtgtgttgccccctgctggaggggctgggctctgcTCTGTGTGTGCATTTGAGTCATGCCCATGGCGTGCGTCACAGGACACCCTCCCCCACAGTGGTGGCCAGGCCACCCAGCGATTCATGAGGCTGCTCCAGCCTCAGGCCACGAGCCGGGTTGACTCTCCTGTGTAGGGATCCTGGCTCTGTTCCCCGCGGCCGCCCGTCCCCCCGGGGCTGCCTGCACTGGCTGCCGGACTGGAGCCAATGCTCAGCGCCAGGCCCCGTGCCAGCGGATTCGGATGGCAAACCTGGCCTTCACTTTAACACTTTCTTGAGATTTGCCGATTTCCATGTTCACAGCGGTGCAGAACTAGGGTGGcggaagaggggagggggaaattggtCAATTAGTCACTAATTATCCAGTGAGGACAGACACCAGGAGTCCGAGAGTTAACGCTCGCTCCTCCTTAAAACCCGAACGGGCCCCAGTGCCCGCAGGAAGAGACCCAGCGAAAGTCTGATTGTGCGCGAGCAGCGGTTTCCTGACTCGGCCTCTCACTGAGTTTCCAGGGTTACGGCCATAGTCTGTGGTTGGTTGAGAAATCGACCCTGAGCACTTCAAACCCTACTCCTTCCCGCCCTGCCTGGGATACCTGCAGATGGGCCCACACTGGGAGGGGTCTGAGAAATCGGCGAATGGGGCTGAAATCAGCAAGAATTTCTGGCGAATGGGGCCTTCGCAACAGACCAGCGCAGAGAACGGCGCTGGGAATGGAAAATCAGTGGCCCAGTGGGGTGGGAATAGCTGGCTAGGCAGGGGTGCCGCAAAACAGCACACGGAGGGGtgtctagtggatcacaaaccgGATCACTTGTGCCCTGTGATCCAGGAGGGTCGAGTGTGAGCCACAGGAGGGGCTTGCTTGTCCGGGTAGGGGGGAAGCTCCATTCTGGGGTGCTGCACTTTCAGAGAGATTTGGCCACATTTGGAAAGAGTCTAGAGGAGAGGAGCCAAATGAGTGGGAGGATTAGAAAACCCAGCCAATGCGGAAAAGGCGGAAGAACCGGGCCTGGTCCAGCCAGAGACGAGCTGGCTGAGGGGGGCTGATAGCGGCCTAGAGAGGCGTACCAGGCTGGTCTAAGGAGGCTGGGGATCGATCGCTGAGTTTCTGGTGACGGAGATCCCGGTGAGCGATCAGGGGAAATGTTCGAATGGGGAGGAGAATTCAACTATGGACCTGGCTCCCCAGAACAGCTGTGGGCTCCCTGTCCATGGGCATTTGCAAGACCACATCGGACGAACCCTTGCCAGGGACGATCTAGGTGGATTTGGTCCTGCCTCGGCGCAGGGGGCTGGGCCGGACGCCCCctcaaggccccttccagcctCACGTGGCCAGGTGTCGATGGTTTTTCAATTTGCAGCAGCCATAATCTAGGACATTCCCACGCCTCTCACTGTGGTGCCCCGAGCTCTTCCTGTCTGCCGCCCCCAACATGAAGACTGTCATGAATTGCTTGTTCCCTCCGCCTCGCCCAGGGGTGGAGTGGCTTGTTCTTGTAGGACTGATGTGGAACACGCAGGTCGCTCTGTGTTGATGGTGAAACTCAcctggaggaggggaggctggaaGGTCGGGGCTTGGGGGACCCAGCCCCAGATGAAGTCCTGTCCTGCCGATGTCTTGTCTTTAGTATAGATGTGGTGTCTTTAGTATAGAGCGTCCCACCTGGGCCTGGCGTGCAGCTACAGATTCTTTTAGAGCCACTCTGACCTGGCCAGGGAGACAAGGGCAAAGCGCCCGAACTTGACCCACGGTTCTGTGTGAAGTCGAGGGGAGGAGGACGGCCTTAGTTGCTTGTCGGGGAGACGTACGAACCTCGGATGTGCAGGAGGTTTCCGATAGAGAAAGGTCACAAATCCACGGCTAAACATCACCGTAGCCACCTGGGAATAAAGGACGCTGGCCGTGCTTCCAGGCCGGGGGACTCTCTCGTGGGAAGCCGGGACCCTGCAGAAACCTGGGAGGACGTGGCGGGTATAcggctgaatgtgagctccctgTGCGAGCCTGGGGCATGTCAACAGGGGAATCTTAAGATGGAGCAGAGGCTGTTTGACCTCTAGAtttggtgcgaccactgctgggaGCCTGTGTCTAGCTCTGGTGTGCGCCGTTCAGGAAGGACAGCGATCAATcagagaggggccagagaagagccaggagaatggtTCAAGAGTGAGAAAACCCACCTGAGAGTGAGCGACTCTGGgactcagtctatttagcttgaTGAGGAGGCtcggggtgacttgatcccagtctatCCATGGGGAACAACGATTTcataacgggctcttcagtctagtaaaAGAAGGTTAAACACCATCTGATGGTGGGAAGTCGAAGCAAGACGCATTCAGCCTGGAAACGAGGACTACATTTGGAACAGTCAGAGTAACAAACCAGGGGGACAATTCacccatttttaaatgaagatctGCTCAGTTATTGCAGGGCCGTTCTCTGGCCAGTGCTAGACAGGTGGGCAGACTAGGGTCCCCTCTGGCTTTAGAATTGATGAACCTACACATGGGgcaaaacatggattttttttattctgttttagaGTTTTTGGCAAATCAGACATTTTCGTTTCGGGCCAGTGGCAAGCAGGGTTTTAAATACacttttgcctttaaaaagatcaaaTAAAATGGGTGGAAGTTCCTAGCGGCAGAGCAGCATGAATCCCCTGCCCCTAAAAATCAAACCGTTGGACTTTTCGCAAATCGCTTTTCCCCCGACCCAAAAAAATGTGTCAAAATCGCCACAAGTTCGTGCAAGGTCTCGGTCACCCAACGCCTGGAGCCACACCCAGCAAATGAAAACTTTCGTCTGGAAAGTTTTGCCCAGCTGCTGTTTCATGCCCAGGTCTGTGGCAAGGCTGGAATCCAGCCACGGAGGGACAGTGGGATGAATAACTGATGGTGGCTCATCCTCTTCCACCGCCCAAAGCTACTGACTGATGCATAATGTTGCTGCCCAATTCAGCTGGCGCAGTCCGTCAATGTCCGATCGCTTGGAGGAGAAATGGCTGGTAGGAGTCCTGTGTGATCTGGGGTGACCAAGAATGGATGCAAAGGCCTAGTTCCCTCAATGCACTAGGatcaagcagcagcagggtgGTTCCTTGTTCAGAAATCCAGGCCTGCATTTAGACAGTCCTGTGCCCCAAACAGCTTTGTCTCGCTGATTTCTTCCAAGGCCACTGTGTCTCTGGCTAAGCCACCCCCATGACGTGTAAACAGATGGGGTCAGGAACGTTATCCTCATGTTGAAGAGGAGGCCTAGAGCGATCAATGTGACTTGGAGCTGCCTAGGTGCAGAGGCAGGAGTAGAAACCAAATGTCCTTTACACTAGTTCCAGCATCCTGGGAAAACCCCTCTTCATCTCCCTGGGttagctttttgttgtttttgcacAGGCCTTGCCTTTTGGCTCCATGCCTTGGGTGGTGGCTTCTGTCATTTCCCACTCTCATTACATACCATCAGCTTAATTGCTCCTTCTAGGTAACCCAACAGATTACACCCTTCAGCTTTATCATGATTCATGGTAACCATCAAGGCCCTCCCTCATAACATCGCATGTGCACCTGTGCGTGTATTTTAATGCTGCAATATAAACAGACAGATGTTCTGAATGATTATCAGTGTTATTGTAACGTTGGAGACGCCGGGCAGAGCTCCCTGGTCCCAGCTTGTGAAAAGTCTTACGCAATTTGAATGCAACTGCAGCTATCAAAGTAAACAAGCTGAGTCTATTTACTGCTGTTCTAGCCCCGGGGGTAGTTGAAAACGTGGTATCCCCAGTGAGCTGTGTCTGAGAGATGGGGAAACGCCAGGAGAAATCACAGTGTCTGGGTTCGTTTCTTCGCCTCCGATTGTTCACGTTATTCTTATGCGTCTTAGAGGCTCTTGGCAGTACCCTAATGGAGGGTGGGACCCCACGGCTGCCCAGGGGCCAAGAGCGAGGCCACATTGGGCCAGGCGCTGCCCACATGCAGGGAAACCGTGCtgccctgtgcagctcgcaggctgAAAGAttgtaaagatggggaaactgaggccccgTGAGATCACGGACGTGGCCAGAGTCACGCAGCTGGCCACAAGCAGAGCCAGGAGCCACGTGTCctcagctgcagcctgagcctgatgTGTGGGGCGGCCCCCAGgggaacccctccacccccacaccccttccatcccccctcctctACCCAACCCCCCTACTCCTCTACCCAGCCCCACGGaaacccctccaccccagcccccactcctctacCCAGCTCCACGGGAACCCCTCCATCACACCCCCCACTCCTCTACCCAGCCCCACGGGAACCCCTCCATCACACCCCCTACTCCTCTACCCAGCCCCACGGGAACCCCTCCACCACACCCCCCACTCCTTTACCCAGCCCCACGGGAACCCCTCCACCACACCCCCCACTCCTCTACCCAGCCCCACGGGAACCCCTCCACCCAACCCCCCACTCCTCTACCCAGCCCCACGGgaacccctccaccccaccccccactcctctaCCCAGCCCCACAGGAACCCCTCCATCACACCCCCCACTCCTCTACCCAGTCCCACGGGAACCCCTCCACCACACCCCCCACTCCTCTACCCAGCCCCACGGAAACCCCTCCACCCAACCCCCCGACTCCTCTACTCAGCCCCACgggaacccctccacccccacacctcctccatCCCCCGCACTCCTCTACCCAGCCCCACAGGAAGCCCTCCAACTCcacaccccctccaccctcccattCCTCTACCCAGCCCCATGGGAACCTCTCCAACCCCACACCCTCTCCACCCTCCCACACAACTTCTCTCCATCCCCACCT
This is a stretch of genomic DNA from Chelonia mydas isolate rCheMyd1 chromosome 23, rCheMyd1.pri.v2, whole genome shotgun sequence. It encodes these proteins:
- the LOC102948381 gene encoding sulfotransferase 2B1 isoform X2; translated protein: MFKEYFQYKGISFPRLIYSEQGLREVENEFQVRDDDVFNVTYQKSGTVWMLEILSLIHSNGDPSWCRTVPNWDRGPWYETVVGLQKARSNQAPRLISSHLPVQLFAKSFFQSKAKVLYTLRNPKDVFVSLYHFAQIFRPYKEPGQLDQFLEQFLEGDVPFGSWFDHVKGWMGLRDHENFFWITYEELQQDLRGSVERICQFLGKPLEARALDGVVENASFQAMKQNKMCNFSLAPGFLLDQTQSSFLRKGIAGDWKNQLTKAQSENFDRIYQEQMQGLDLSFPWDEPSPQPSPPSTNCSGPSPGGS
- the LOC102948381 gene encoding sulfotransferase 2B1 isoform X1 gives rise to the protein MEIGKSQESVKVKASPRMFKEYFQYKGISFPRLIYSEQGLREVENEFQVRDDDVFNVTYQKSGTVWMLEILSLIHSNGDPSWCRTVPNWDRGPWYETVVGLQKARSNQAPRLISSHLPVQLFAKSFFQSKAKVLYTLRNPKDVFVSLYHFAQIFRPYKEPGQLDQFLEQFLEGDVPFGSWFDHVKGWMGLRDHENFFWITYEELQQDLRGSVERICQFLGKPLEARALDGVVENASFQAMKQNKMCNFSLAPGFLLDQTQSSFLRKGIAGDWKNQLTKAQSENFDRIYQEQMQGLDLSFPWDEPSPQPSPPSTNCSGPSPGGS